The following proteins come from a genomic window of Sorghum bicolor cultivar BTx623 chromosome 3, Sorghum_bicolor_NCBIv3, whole genome shotgun sequence:
- the LOC110433992 gene encoding uncharacterized protein LOC110433992, translating into MAEFFHAGRTNTDDCYDAGKHMHGSRRVYGHDDASVRRRLLQRRRAGRPRRRRRLRLRLRTEGAEGGQAAQQGARQPLLSPLEIVDPMNYSWPACIVFLLAAEAVSL; encoded by the exons ATGGCCGAGTTTTTCCACGCCGGCAGGACCAACACCGACGACtgctacgacgccggcaagcaCATGCACGGCAGCAGGAGGGTGTACGGACACGACGACGCCAGCGTACGCCGACGACTGCTACAACGGCGGCGAGCTGGGCGccctcgccgccggcgccgcctccgcctccgcctccgcactG AAGGAGCAGAAGGAGGCCAAGCAGCGCAGCAGGGCGCACGACAGCCACTTCTGTCACCACTAGAGATCGTCGATCCGATGAACTATTCATGGCCTGCATGCATCGTCTTCCTGCTGGCTGCTGAGGCTGTGAGCTTGTAG
- the LOC110433346 gene encoding uncharacterized protein LOC110433346 translates to MADYYHGGRASMYDDCYDAGRHGGGSMKAYSRTDEYYDNVQDDRIRMRPVYADDDCTGYNGGGYGAGRQTAVYTTDEYSRGGGYGGYGGEQEHFKREEREHKHKERLGEVGALAGGAFALYEGHRATKDPANAQRHKIEAGVAAAAALGAGGYAYHEHREQKAAHYETKQQAPEHSHRVPHGYYCN, encoded by the exons ATGGCCGACTACTACCACGGCGGCAGGGCCAGCATGTACGACGACTGCTACGACGCCGGCAGGCACGGCGGCGGCAGCATGAAGGCCTACTCGCGCACCGACGAGTACTATGACAACGTGCAGGACGACCGCATCAGGATGAGGCCCGTGTACGCCGACGACGACTGTACTGGCTACAACGGCGGCGGCTACGGCGCCGGCAGGCAGACCGCCGTCTACACTACTGACGAGTACTCCCGCGGCGGCGGCTATGGCGGCtacggcggcgagcaggagcacttcaagagagaggagagggagcacAAGCACAAGGAGCGCCTCGGCGAGGTGGGCGCCCTCGCCGGCGGCGCCTTTGCCCTG TACGAGGGGCACCGTGCGACGAAGGACCCGGCGAACGCGCAGAGGCACAAGATCGAGGCcggcgtggcggcggcggcggcgctgggcgCCGGCGGCTACGCGTACCACGAGCACCGCGAGCAGAAGGCGGCCCACTACGAGACCAAGCAGCAGGCGCCGGAGCACAGCCACAGGGTGCCGCACGGCTACTACTGCAACTGA
- the LOC8077410 gene encoding serine decarboxylase 1 — protein MAPVVVELMTTTARDLQLADDTAAAAHQQARVHQVGEDDEEGIKLAMAAAPAAEAFAVQEPPADEEALAERQAEVARLLAGFRRHLEDRSAHHLGYPYNLDFDFASLAPFLQGLCINNLGDPFVESNYGVHSRPLEVAVLDWFARLWDLGPGDYWGYVTSCGTEGNLHGLLVGREVFPDGVMYASADSHYSVFRAARMYRVRCVKVGTLVSGEMDCDDFEAKLMHNTNSPAIVNVNIGTTVKGAIDDLDKIISTLQKCGFHDRFYIHCDGALAGLIIPFLKQAPRVTFRKPGIGSVSVSGHKFLGCPVPCGVVITRREHAAVLSTDVDYISSRDATITGSRNGHAPLFLWCALNAKGRRGIRDDVHRCLRNARFLARRLRDAGVSAARLNPLSITVVLERPRDEAFVRKWQLSCQGGVAHVVVMPNVGVDKIASFVEDLAAKRRIWYPHGEGLRVGPCVAKDIGQENCLCSGLHNVSDRS, from the exons ATGGCACCGGTGGTAGTAGAGCTGATGACGACGACGGCCAGGGACCTGCAGCTCGCTGATGAcacggctgctgctgctcacCAGCAAGCACGCGTGCACCAGGTGGGAGAAGACGACGAGGAAGGCATCAAGctggccatggcggcggcgccaGCGGCCGAGGCGTTCGCGGTGCAGGAGCCACCGGCGGACGAGGAGGCCTTGGCGGAGCGGCAGGCGGAGGTGGCCCGGCTCCTGGCCGGGTTCCGGCGGCACCTCGAGGACCGGTCCGCGCACCACCTGGGGTACCCGTACAACCTGGACTTCGACTTCGCCTCGCTGGCGCCGTTCCTGCAGGGCCTCTGCATCAACAACCTCGGCGACCCCTTCGTGGAGAGCAACTACGGCGTGCACTCCCGACCGCTGGAGGTGGCGGTGCTCGACTGGTTCGCCCGCCTCTGGGACCTCGGCCCCGGCGACTACTGGGGCTACGTCACCAGCTGCGGCACCGAGGGCAACCTGCACGGCCTGCTCGTCGGCCGGGAAGTGTTCCCCGACGGGGTCATGTACGCCTCCGCCGACTCGCACTACTCCGTGTTCAGGGCGGCCAGGATGTACAGGGTCAGGTGCGTCAAGGTCGGCACCCTGGTTTCTGGAGAGATGGACTGTGATGATTTTGAGGCCAAGCTGATGCACAACACAAACAGCCCTGCCATTGTCAATGTCAACATTG GAACAACTGTGAAGGGAGCAATAGATGATCTTGACAAGATCATATCGACGCTACAAAAATGTGGGTTTCATGACCGATTCTACATCCACTGTGATGGTGCTCTGGCTGGCCTCATCATACCGTTTCTCAAACAA GCACCAAGGGTGACATTCAGAAAGCCCGGCATCGGAAGCGTGAGCGTCTCAGGCCACAAGTTCCTGGGCTGCCCGGTCCCCTGCGGCGTGGTGATCACGAGGCGAGAGCACGCCGCCGTGCTGTCCACCGACGTCGACTACATCTCGTCGAGAGACGCCACCATCACGGGCAGCCGCAACGGCCACGCGCCGCTGTTCCTGTGGTGCGCGCTCAACGCCAAGGGTCGCAGGGGCATCCGCGACGACGTCCACAGGTGCCTGCGGAACGCGCGCTTCCTGGCGCGCCGCCTCAGGGACGCCGGCGTCAGCGCGGCGCGCCTGAACCCGCTGAGCATCACGGTGGTGTTGGAGCGGCCGCGCGACGAGGCGTTCGTGCGCAAGTGGCAGCTCTCGTGCCAGGGCGGCGTAGCGCATGTGGTGGTGATGCCCAATGTTGGCGTCGACAAGATCGCCAGCTTTGTTGAAGACCTTGCTGCTAAGAGGAGGATCTGGTATCCGCATGGTGAAGGACTACGTGTTGGTCCATGCGTGGCGAAAGATATAGGGCAAGAGAATTGTCTCTGTAGTGGTCTTCATAATGTATCAGATCGAAGCTAA